The following coding sequences are from one Nicotiana tomentosiformis chromosome 3, ASM39032v3, whole genome shotgun sequence window:
- the LOC138908260 gene encoding uncharacterized protein has translation MSEFDIEYKPRTTINSQVLADFLTDSSPVLLPLATKEAVMVSKSISGVWILFTDRVSNVKGSGIGVVLTKPSGETLRQAIRIIHLTNNEEEYEAMITGLELARGLDYEVIEIKCDSQLVVNQVYGIFEVKEGRMQQYVVKVQALLDRFWEWLIKHIQKEENLEADALANLGSSTEMKGSDSGTVVQLMHSVLNADNYYEFLSQLGFSGKVFNEAARESILRRRFQ, from the exons atgagtgaatttgacatagaatataaacctaggactaCGATTAactcacaagttttggccgactttttGACTGATTCCAGTCCGGTATTATTGCCTTTGGCaaccaaagaagcagtgatggtgtcAAAATCGATATCAGGAGTTTGGATCCTATTTACAGACAGAgtttccaacgtaaaagggtccgggatTGGCGTAGTCTTAACCAAGCCTTcaggagaaaccctaaggcaagccataAGAATAATCCATTTGACTAACAACGAAGAAGAGTATGAAGCTATGATTACAGgactcgaattggcccggggactagATTACGAGGTCATAGAAATAAAATGTGACtcccagctggtggtaaatcaggtataCGGGATCTTCGAAGTCAAAGAGGggcgcatgcaacaatacgtagtGAAGGTTCAGGCTCTCCTTGATCGATTCTGGGAGTGGTTAATTAAGCACATTCAGAAGGAAGAAAACTTGGAAGCGGATGCATTAGCTAACCTTGGCTCATCAACGGAAATGAAAGGATCAGATTCTGGTACGGTAGTACAGCTCATGCACTCGGTTCTGAACGCAGATAACTACTATGAG tttttgtcccaattaggtttttctggcaaggtttttaacgaggcagcaagggaaagcatactacgaagaaggTTTCAGTAG